TACGGCGCGACTCGTGGCGCTCGGTGGCAATGATGCGCAAACCGCCCAGTGTTTTGACCTGCTCGTTTTCCTGCTTGCACTGGGTCTGCAAGCGCGCGATTTCGGCTTCCTTGGCAACGGTATCGAGGGACTCGTCCGCCTCCACTGCTTCAATCAGTTTTTCAACATTGCCGCCCAGCACGATGTCGGTACCGCGTCCGGCCATGTTGGTGGCGATGGTGATCATCTTCAGGCGGCCCGCCTGCGCGACGATGTCGGCCTCTCTGGCATGCTGCTTGGCGTTCAGCACCTGGTGCGGCAGGTTTTCCTTGATCAGCAACTGGTCGATGATTTCGGAATTTTCGATGGAAGTCGTTCCGACCAGCACCGGCTGGCCGCGCTCATAACACTCGCGAATGTCCTTGATCGCCGCTTCGTATTTCTCGCGTGTGGTTTTGTACACGCGGTCCAACTGGTCATCGCGTTTGCTCACCCGGTTGGGTGGAATCACGGTGGTCTCCAGTCCGTAGATTTCCTGGAATTCATAGGCTTCGGTGTCAGCGGTTCCGGTCATGCCGGACAGCTTCTTGTAGAGGCGGAAATAGTTCTGGAAGGTGATCGAAGCCAGGGTCTGGTTTTCAGCCTGGATCTGCACGCCTTCCTTGGCTTCAACCGCCTGGTGCAGGCCATCGCTCCAGCGGCGGCCCGACATCAGGCGACCTGTGAACTCGTCCACAATCACGACTTCGCCTTCTTGCACCACGTAGTGCTGGTCGCGGTGGTACAGCAGATTGCCACGCAGGGCTGCATACAAATGATGCATCAGCGAAATGTTGGCCGGGTCGTACAGCGTGGCGCCTTCGGGAATCAGGCCCATCTCGAACAGGATGCGCTCGGCGCTTTCATGGCCCTGCTCGGTCAAAAACACCTGGTGCGTTTTTTCATCGATGGTGTAGTCGCCGGGTGTTGTAACGCCCTCGCCGGTTCGCGGATCTGCTTCGCCCTCCTGGCGCGTCAGCAAGGGCACGACCTTGTTGATCGCCAGGTACATCTCGGTGTGGTCTTCGGCCTGGCCGCTGATGATCAGCGGCGTGCGCGCCTCGTCAATCAGGATCGAGTCCACCTCATCGACGATGGCGAAGTTCAGGCCGCGCTGCACCCGGTCGCCTACTTCGTACACCATGTTGTCGCGCAGGTAATCAAAACCAAACTCGTTGTTGGTGCCGTAGGTGATGTCGGCGTTGTAGGCTGCCTGCTTTTCCTCGCGCGACATGTTCGGCAGGTTGATGCCGACGCTCATGCCGAGAAAGTTGTACAGCTTGCCCATCCAGCGGGCGTCACGACTGGCCAGGTAATCATTGACCGTGACCACATGCACGCCCTTGCCGGTCAAGGCATTGAGGTACACCGGCAGCGTTGCGGTCAGGGTCTTGCCTTCACCCGTGCGCATTTCTGAAATCTTGCCGTTGTGCAGCGACATGCCGCCCAGCATCTGAACGTCGAAGTGACGCATCTTCATGATGCGCTTGCTGCCTTCGCGCACGACGGCAAAGGCCTCGGGAAGCAGAGCGTCGAGTGTTTCGCCAGCGGCTACCCGATCCTTGAACTCCTGCGTTTTAGCGCGCAACTGGTCGTCGTCCAGCTTTTCATACTGGGTTTCCAGCGCATTGATTTGGTCTACAGTTTTACGGTAGGTTTTGAGCAGCCGGTCGTTGCGGCTGCCGAAAATTTTGGTCAGGATATTGGAAGCCATAAATGCGAAGCCGCCTTGTCTGCTCCCCTGAGCTGGCAATGCGGCCAAAATCCCTTATTGAGTACGGAACTTAGGTGTGGGCGCTGGCAGCTTAGTTCAACTGTGCGCAAACCATTGATTTTAGCGCGGCGAAAATGACAGTCGCCTTTTCACCTGAAACAGCCCGCTAGAGCGAACCCGTTTTAACCAGCAAACGACTTTTTAGCATCAACTAGGCTTCTTGCGCAGGCGTGGCCTGCGCAAGAAGCTATGAATTCAGTAGCAAAAAGCCGCTGGGCGCCTTGAACGCCGTGATGGGCAGTCAGGGTGATTCCGCTTTAGCTCAATCGCCTGCTATTTGGCTTGGATCCAGCCTGCTTTTACCGGCGCCAGCGATCAAGGCGAGGTCAGCGTCATGCCATTGCTTTTAAAGATGGCCAGCAGTTCGCCACTGCTGCGCAATTCCTGCATCGCCTTTTGCATGGCCTGAGCCAGGTCTTTGTAGTCTGCCTTGACGGCCATTCCCAACGGCCAGCCGTTTTCGGGAACGCCATAAAGCGGCAGCGGACTCATTGACCAATGGGCTGGCCGGGACTGACTCTGCGACAGCATGGATTCGGCCTGCGAACGCATCACAAAGGCGCCTGCTGCTTTTCCATCGATAACCGCCTTTGCTGCTTCCACGCCCGTGCTGTAAAGAGCGACCTGAGACATCAACATGCCCGCATTGTGCGCCATCAGCACACTGGCAGTTCCGGTGCCACGCTCGGCGGCCAGCTTGAAGCCTTTCAGGTCTTCAGGACCACTGACCACAGGCAACACCGCCGTGTCATGCAACAGCACCTGCGTTTGCCGCATATAGGGGGCGAATATAAAAACCTGCCGGTTTTGCTGCGCCAGGTATTTGTCCACCGGCACATGCATCATGACATCGGCAGGACCATAGCCCAGGTAATGACCGCGCCAGACCATGTTGCGCAGGTCGTCGCCCATGTTCTCGCCAGCGTCAAAAGGCAGCAGTGTGAGTTTGAGCTGCAGCTGCTTGGCCAAGGCCTTGGCAATGTCGATGTCCAGCCCTTTCATGTCCGTCACAGGGCCATCCGAAAACGGCGCATTGTTCTTGTACACACCCACTTTCAATACGCCGCTGGCCTGAATTTTGGCCAGATCGCTCAGTTCGGTTTGCGCACAAACAACCGACCACCCCAGTATCA
This DNA window, taken from Polaromonas hydrogenivorans, encodes the following:
- the secA gene encoding preprotein translocase subunit SecA, encoding MASNILTKIFGSRNDRLLKTYRKTVDQINALETQYEKLDDDQLRAKTQEFKDRVAAGETLDALLPEAFAVVREGSKRIMKMRHFDVQMLGGMSLHNGKISEMRTGEGKTLTATLPVYLNALTGKGVHVVTVNDYLASRDARWMGKLYNFLGMSVGINLPNMSREEKQAAYNADITYGTNNEFGFDYLRDNMVYEVGDRVQRGLNFAIVDEVDSILIDEARTPLIISGQAEDHTEMYLAINKVVPLLTRQEGEADPRTGEGVTTPGDYTIDEKTHQVFLTEQGHESAERILFEMGLIPEGATLYDPANISLMHHLYAALRGNLLYHRDQHYVVQEGEVVIVDEFTGRLMSGRRWSDGLHQAVEAKEGVQIQAENQTLASITFQNYFRLYKKLSGMTGTADTEAYEFQEIYGLETTVIPPNRVSKRDDQLDRVYKTTREKYEAAIKDIRECYERGQPVLVGTTSIENSEIIDQLLIKENLPHQVLNAKQHAREADIVAQAGRLKMITIATNMAGRGTDIVLGGNVEKLIEAVEADESLDTVAKEAEIARLQTQCKQENEQVKTLGGLRIIATERHESRRIDNQLRGRSGRQGDPGSSRFYLSLDDPLMRIFAGDRVRSIMERLKMPDGEAIEAGIVTRSIESAQRKVEARNFDIRKQLLEYDDVSNDQRKVIYQQRNDIMDASDLQPQIASLREGCFADLTRQYVPVESVEEQWDVAGLEKTLRDEWHIELALRQEIESATAITDEEVLEKVSAAAEAAFADKLEKIGKENFTQFERVVLLQSIDSHWREHLSALDYLRQGIHLRGYAQKQPKQEYKREAFELFGQLLDSVKNEVTKTLMTVQVQSGEQLDQAAEALESRAENITNVTYTAPTETGEVETTVDEASQRRQQAISGSAMPRVGRNDACPCGSGKKYKLCHGKLT
- a CDS encoding substrate-binding periplasmic protein; the encoded protein is MPIPFFPENKHFPMGNPKVQRRTLAVLLPLILGWSVVCAQTELSDLAKIQASGVLKVGVYKNNAPFSDGPVTDMKGLDIDIAKALAKQLQLKLTLLPFDAGENMGDDLRNMVWRGHYLGYGPADVMMHVPVDKYLAQQNRQVFIFAPYMRQTQVLLHDTAVLPVVSGPEDLKGFKLAAERGTGTASVLMAHNAGMLMSQVALYSTGVEAAKAVIDGKAAGAFVMRSQAESMLSQSQSRPAHWSMSPLPLYGVPENGWPLGMAVKADYKDLAQAMQKAMQELRSSGELLAIFKSNGMTLTSP